AGCTGACATCGGAAGAAACAAGTGTCGGTACGATGATCAATGCGAAGCATTTAAGACCTTCAAAAGTAGGAGCCAAAATTTCCGTTCATATCAAGGTTGAAACAAGAGAGAAATCCAAAGTCGATTTTTCTTTTGAGGTTTTAGATAATGAGTGCGTCGTAGCTTCTGGAACGCATCAAAGAGCTGTTATCTTAACTGATGTATTTTTAAGCAAATTAGCGCTTTCTA
This sequence is a window from Enterococcus wangshanyuanii. Protein-coding genes within it:
- a CDS encoding thioesterase family protein, whose product is MGKFSKSFIVSQKDTAKMIGSGDLDVLATPVLITMVENTAKNFLAKELTSEETSVGTMINAKHLRPSKVGAKISVHIKVETREKSKVDFSFEVLDNECVVASGTHQRAVILTDVFLSKLALSK